A stretch of the Chitiniphilus purpureus genome encodes the following:
- a CDS encoding MalY/PatB family protein yields the protein MHYDFTTCAARGVTDNIKWNRYADRDVLPLWVADMDFACAPQITAALQARVAAGSFGYSEPTDEVIAALCLALRRDYGWEIAPEWLIPLPGLVTGLNVACRTAAGAADPVLTATPVYPPFMSATHFSGRPLIKLPLLEPDGSAGWRWDLPALAAAAPTARTLLLCHPHNPVGRAWRQEELAALADIARQNDLLVVSDEIHCDLLLEPGARHTPFAKLAPDLAHRTITLMAPSKTYNIAGLGCAFAVIADPALRHAFQHAMRGIVPHVNLLGYVGAAAAYRDATDWRTQLLTVLRGNRERVVSAVHGMPGLKLAPPEATYLAWIDCRPAGLTQPQRFFEAAGVGLSDGADFGAPGFVRLNFGCPAPALDEALARMARALQQARST from the coding sequence ATGCATTACGACTTCACCACCTGTGCCGCGCGCGGCGTGACCGACAACATCAAGTGGAACCGCTATGCCGACCGTGATGTGCTGCCGCTGTGGGTGGCGGACATGGATTTCGCCTGCGCGCCGCAGATCACCGCCGCCCTGCAGGCACGCGTCGCCGCAGGCAGCTTCGGCTACAGCGAGCCGACCGACGAGGTGATCGCCGCGCTGTGCCTTGCGCTGCGGCGCGACTACGGCTGGGAGATTGCACCCGAGTGGCTGATCCCACTGCCCGGCCTTGTCACCGGCCTGAACGTGGCATGCCGCACCGCGGCCGGCGCGGCAGATCCAGTGCTGACCGCGACGCCGGTATATCCGCCGTTCATGTCGGCCACGCATTTTTCGGGGCGGCCGCTGATCAAGCTGCCGCTGCTGGAGCCGGACGGCAGCGCCGGCTGGCGCTGGGACCTGCCGGCGCTGGCCGCCGCGGCGCCCACGGCACGCACCTTGCTGCTATGCCATCCGCACAACCCCGTGGGACGCGCCTGGCGCCAGGAGGAGCTGGCCGCACTGGCGGACATCGCGCGGCAGAACGACCTGCTGGTGGTCAGTGACGAGATCCACTGTGACCTGCTGCTGGAACCGGGCGCGCGCCATACGCCGTTCGCCAAACTTGCCCCTGATCTGGCCCACCGGACCATCACCCTGATGGCCCCGTCCAAGACCTACAACATCGCCGGTCTCGGCTGCGCCTTTGCCGTGATTGCCGACCCGGCGCTGCGCCACGCATTCCAGCATGCGATGCGCGGCATCGTGCCGCATGTGAACCTGCTGGGCTACGTGGGGGCGGCCGCGGCCTATCGCGATGCCACGGACTGGCGCACGCAGCTGCTCACCGTGCTGCGCGGCAACCGCGAGCGCGTGGTGAGCGCAGTCCACGGCATGCCCGGCCTGAAACTGGCACCGCCCGAAGCGACCTATCTGGCCTGGATCGACTGCCGCCCGGCAGGGCTGACGCAGCCCCAGCGCTTTTTCGAGGCGGCCGGCGTGGGCCTGTCCGACGGCGCCGATTTCGGCGCACCGGGTTTCGTGCGCCTCAATTTCGGCTGCCCCGCGCCGGCGCTGGACGAGGCACTGGCGCGGATGGCCCGCGCGCTGCAGCAGGCGCGCTCAACCTAG
- a CDS encoding sugar O-acetyltransferase: MAEHDLIRYGFDDISRPGDREAYAREQALLMRYNDPQTSWDERHTLLRELVECGEDSNVIAPFFVARGDRVRLGRKVFINGGVLISGGAQVEIGDYTLIAPSAQLHTVTHPVDPTERQRWAFWAKPIRIGQNVWIGAGAIICPGVSIGDHSVIGAGSVVTHDVPACVLAAGNPCQVVRQLDPPDMSTLYELRERT, from the coding sequence ATGGCCGAGCACGACCTGATCCGTTACGGTTTCGACGACATTTCCCGGCCAGGCGACCGGGAGGCCTACGCGCGCGAACAGGCACTGCTGATGCGCTACAACGATCCGCAGACCAGTTGGGACGAGCGGCACACGCTGCTGCGCGAACTGGTCGAGTGTGGCGAGGACAGCAACGTGATCGCACCGTTCTTCGTCGCCCGGGGCGATCGCGTCCGCCTGGGCAGGAAGGTGTTCATCAACGGTGGTGTGCTCATCTCCGGCGGCGCCCAGGTGGAAATCGGCGACTACACGCTGATCGCCCCGAGTGCCCAGCTGCATACCGTCACCCACCCGGTCGATCCCACCGAGCGCCAACGCTGGGCATTCTGGGCCAAGCCGATCCGCATCGGCCAGAACGTCTGGATCGGCGCCGGTGCAATCATCTGCCCGGGGGTGAGCATCGGCGATCACAGCGTGATCGGCGCAGGCAGCGTGGTCACGCACGACGTGCCCGCCTGTGTCCTGGCGGCAGGCAACCCCTGCCAGGTGGTGCGCCAACTCGATCCGCCGGACATGTCCACCCTGTACGAGCTGCGCGAGCGCACCTGA
- the purE gene encoding 5-(carboxyamino)imidazole ribonucleotide mutase, which translates to MVQVGIVMGSNSDWEVMRHAAEQLKAFGIVFECRVVSAHRTPDLMFEYAETAAARGLKAIIAGAGGAAHLPGMLAAKTVVPVLGVPVPSKYLRGEDSLLSIVQMPKGVPVATFAIGEAGAANAALFAAAMLAGGTPAVAAALADFRERQRQNALAMTLPEV; encoded by the coding sequence ATGGTGCAGGTAGGCATCGTCATGGGCAGCAACAGCGACTGGGAAGTGATGCGCCATGCCGCCGAGCAGCTCAAGGCATTCGGCATCGTCTTCGAGTGTCGCGTGGTGTCCGCGCATCGCACGCCCGATCTGATGTTCGAGTACGCCGAGACCGCCGCGGCTCGCGGCCTGAAGGCGATCATTGCCGGGGCGGGCGGCGCAGCGCATCTGCCGGGCATGCTGGCGGCCAAGACCGTGGTACCGGTGCTGGGTGTGCCGGTGCCGTCCAAGTATCTGCGCGGCGAGGATTCGCTGCTGTCCATCGTGCAGATGCCCAAGGGCGTGCCGGTGGCCACTTTCGCCATCGGCGAGGCCGGCGCGGCGAATGCGGCACTGTTTGCAGCGGCGATGCTGGCGGGCGGGACACCTGCGGTCGCGGCGGCATTGGCCGACTTTCGCGAGCGCCAGCGCCAGAACGCACTGGCGATGACCCTGCCCGAGGTATGA
- a CDS encoding 5-(carboxyamino)imidazole ribonucleotide synthase — translation MKPILPPAMLGILGGGQLGRMFAVAARTMGYRVTVLDPDPAAPAAAFADVHLCRPYTDEAALHTLADSCAAVTTEFENVNADSMRWLAAQGVPVSPSGDCVAIAQDRIAEKTFVRQAGLATAPFLAVRTARDLEGDLSPYLPGILKTARLGYDGKGQARVETAEAARYALSEFKHQPCVLEKLMPLQTEISVIVTRSARNEVTSFPVAENQHAGGILDVSIVPARVPAGVAERARAMAMQLAEALDYVGVLAVEFFVLQDDTLVINEMAPRPHNSGHYTLDATLTSQFEQQVRAMCGLYPGRTELLSPVVMVNLLGDVWGETGEEPDWEILLTAPNTKLHLYGKAQARIGRKMGHFNVLAASAEDALEQAQAIRETLPRRG, via the coding sequence GTGAAGCCGATTCTGCCGCCGGCCATGCTCGGCATCCTCGGTGGCGGCCAGCTGGGCCGCATGTTCGCCGTCGCCGCCCGCACCATGGGCTACCGGGTGACGGTGCTCGATCCCGATCCGGCCGCGCCGGCCGCGGCCTTTGCCGATGTCCACCTGTGCCGGCCCTATACCGACGAGGCCGCGCTGCATACGCTGGCGGACTCCTGCGCCGCCGTCACCACCGAATTCGAGAACGTCAACGCCGATTCGATGCGCTGGCTGGCCGCGCAAGGCGTGCCGGTCTCGCCGTCGGGCGATTGCGTGGCCATCGCGCAGGACCGCATCGCCGAGAAGACCTTTGTCCGCCAGGCTGGCCTTGCCACCGCGCCGTTCCTGGCCGTGCGCACCGCGCGCGATCTGGAGGGCGATCTGTCGCCCTACCTGCCCGGCATCCTCAAGACTGCGCGACTGGGCTACGACGGCAAGGGCCAGGCCCGGGTGGAAACCGCCGAAGCCGCCCGCTATGCACTTTCCGAATTCAAGCACCAGCCCTGCGTGCTGGAAAAGCTGATGCCGTTGCAGACCGAGATCTCGGTCATCGTCACCCGCAGCGCCAGGAACGAGGTGACGAGCTTTCCGGTGGCGGAGAACCAGCACGCCGGCGGCATCCTGGATGTCTCCATCGTGCCGGCACGGGTGCCGGCCGGGGTGGCCGAGCGTGCCCGGGCGATGGCGATGCAGTTGGCCGAAGCGCTCGACTACGTCGGCGTGCTGGCGGTGGAGTTCTTCGTGCTGCAGGACGATACGCTCGTCATCAACGAAATGGCGCCGCGGCCACACAACAGCGGCCACTACACGCTCGATGCCACCCTGACCAGCCAGTTCGAACAGCAGGTCCGGGCGATGTGCGGGCTGTATCCGGGCCGCACCGAGCTGCTCTCGCCGGTGGTGATGGTCAACCTGCTGGGCGATGTGTGGGGCGAAACGGGCGAGGAGCCCGATTGGGAGATCCTGCTGACCGCACCCAATACCAAGCTGCACCTGTATGGCAAGGCCCAGGCGCGCATCGGGCGCAAGATGGGCCATTTCAACGTGCTGGCCGCCAGTGCCGAAGATGCGCTGGAACAGGCCCAGGCCATCCGCGAGACCCTGCCCCGGCGCGGTTGA
- the hemB gene encoding porphobilinogen synthase has translation MPVSRPYPAWRARRMRRDDFSRRLIREHALSAADLILPVFVLDGSQRSEAIASMPGVVRQSIDLLLETAAEAVALGIPALALFPVTEPALKSEDAKEAWNDDGLVPRAVRALKAAFPQLGVITDVALDPYTSHGQDGLADDSGYVLNDETVAALVRQALCHARAGADVVAPSDMMDGRIGAIRQALEAHGFVHTRILAYSAKYASAFYGPFRDAVGSAANLGKGNKFTYQMDPANGDEALHEVAQDLAEGADMVMVKPGLPYLDVVRRVKDEFGVPTFAYQVSGEYAMLRAAIQNGWLAEAPVVLESLLAFKRAGADAILTYFALDAARWLAAR, from the coding sequence ATGCCCGTTTCCCGTCCCTATCCGGCCTGGCGTGCACGCCGGATGCGCCGCGACGACTTCTCGCGCCGCCTGATCCGCGAACATGCGCTGAGCGCGGCGGACCTGATCCTGCCGGTCTTCGTACTGGACGGCAGCCAGCGCAGCGAAGCCATCGCCTCGATGCCCGGCGTGGTGCGGCAAAGCATCGACCTGTTGCTGGAAACGGCCGCCGAGGCGGTCGCGCTCGGCATTCCGGCGCTGGCGCTGTTCCCGGTCACCGAGCCGGCACTCAAGAGCGAGGACGCGAAGGAGGCATGGAACGATGACGGGCTGGTGCCGCGCGCGGTCCGCGCACTCAAGGCCGCCTTTCCGCAGCTTGGCGTGATCACCGACGTGGCGCTCGACCCCTACACCAGCCACGGCCAGGACGGCCTGGCCGACGACAGCGGCTATGTGCTCAACGACGAGACGGTGGCCGCGCTGGTCCGGCAGGCGCTGTGCCATGCCCGGGCCGGTGCCGACGTGGTGGCGCCATCGGACATGATGGACGGGCGCATCGGTGCCATCCGGCAGGCGCTTGAGGCGCACGGCTTCGTGCACACCCGCATCCTTGCGTACTCGGCCAAATACGCCTCGGCCTTCTATGGGCCGTTCCGTGATGCGGTCGGCTCGGCGGCCAACCTTGGCAAGGGCAACAAGTTCACCTACCAGATGGATCCGGCCAACGGCGACGAGGCGCTGCATGAGGTGGCGCAGGATCTGGCCGAAGGGGCCGACATGGTGATGGTCAAGCCGGGGCTGCCGTATCTGGACGTGGTGCGGCGGGTGAAGGATGAATTCGGCGTGCCCACCTTTGCCTACCAGGTCTCGGGCGAGTACGCGATGCTGCGCGCGGCGATCCAGAACGGCTGGCTTGCCGAAGCGCCGGTGGTGCTGGAATCGCTGCTGGCATTCAAGCGCGCCGGCGCCGACGCCATCCTCACCTACTTCGCGCTTGATGCCGCGCGCTGGCTGGCGGCGCGCTGA
- a CDS encoding inositol monophosphatase family protein: MSPPDSLTRLCRIARQVAADEIMPRFLSVTIEKKHDGTLFTEADLATQRALTRLLPELVPCPVLGEEMSEAHQQALWQENPDGLWVVDPIDGTTNFAHGLPYFAVSIALMRQGRPVLGVVYLPVLQECFAAAAGQGAWMNDVPLPFVTEEVAMADAVAIVEPKWLGGHLPTRVATVAPFGSFRNFGASTVDWCYLAAGRVDLLLHGSQKLWDYAAGALIAAEAGCHYATLSSDDYWSHRVWGRSLVAARTAALFESWKAWARANR; this comes from the coding sequence GTGTCCCCACCGGATTCGCTAACCCGCCTTTGCCGGATCGCGCGCCAGGTCGCCGCCGATGAGATCATGCCGCGCTTTCTGTCGGTGACCATCGAAAAGAAGCATGACGGCACCTTGTTCACCGAGGCCGACCTAGCCACGCAACGCGCCTTGACGCGCCTGTTGCCCGAACTCGTGCCCTGCCCGGTGCTGGGCGAGGAAATGAGCGAGGCACACCAGCAGGCACTGTGGCAGGAGAATCCCGATGGGCTGTGGGTGGTCGATCCGATCGACGGCACCACCAACTTCGCACACGGCCTGCCGTACTTCGCCGTCTCGATCGCGCTGATGCGGCAGGGGCGCCCGGTACTGGGCGTGGTCTATCTGCCGGTGCTGCAGGAATGCTTCGCCGCCGCCGCCGGACAGGGTGCCTGGATGAACGATGTGCCGCTGCCGTTCGTGACCGAGGAGGTGGCGATGGCCGACGCGGTGGCCATCGTCGAACCGAAGTGGCTGGGCGGACACCTGCCGACGCGGGTGGCCACCGTGGCCCCATTCGGCAGCTTCCGCAACTTCGGTGCCTCGACGGTGGACTGGTGCTATCTGGCGGCCGGGCGCGTCGACCTGTTGCTGCATGGCTCGCAGAAGCTGTGGGATTACGCTGCCGGTGCGCTGATCGCCGCCGAGGCCGGCTGCCACTACGCCACCTTGTCCAGCGACGACTACTGGAGCCACCGCGTGTGGGGGCGTTCACTGGTCGCCGCGCGGACCGCGGCGCTGTTCGAAAGCTGGAAGGCCTGGGCGCGCGCCAACCGCTGA
- a CDS encoding NAD(P)/FAD-dependent oxidoreductase, producing the protein MAGAQAAHRIVIVGGGAGGIELATRLGRTLGRAGQAQVVLVDGAATHIWKPLLHEVATGALNTGEDEVNYFAHAWRNGYHFEYGWMTGLDREQRRITLAEVRDEEGSLIVEARSMPYDTLVIAVGAVANDFGTPGAREHCMFLNNPAEAERLRKRILALTFAASTRVNPGTPLRIAIIGAGPTGVELAAEIHHTICEMHHYGANFSPTQLEITLIEASERILAAAPPALADYARAELEKRNIQIFTHRRVSEVAPGQVMLADGTCLAVDVAVWAAGVKGAPWLSGLGLAVNRHNQIEVNATLQTAADPAIFALGDCASAPDGEGGPPLPATAQVAHQQAAWLAQALADQLAGRKPKPFVFEPQGIMVSLGKHTAVGSLAAIIGPKRDYYVAGRSAKLIYTSLYRIHQATLHGWVRTVLLWIGDKLRRVARPAIKLH; encoded by the coding sequence ATGGCTGGGGCACAGGCAGCACATCGTATTGTCATCGTCGGCGGCGGGGCCGGCGGGATCGAGCTGGCGACGCGGCTGGGCCGCACGCTGGGGCGGGCAGGCCAGGCGCAGGTGGTGCTGGTCGACGGCGCCGCCACCCACATCTGGAAGCCATTGCTGCACGAGGTGGCCACCGGCGCGCTCAACACCGGCGAGGACGAAGTCAACTATTTCGCGCATGCCTGGCGCAACGGCTATCACTTCGAATACGGCTGGATGACCGGGCTGGACCGCGAGCAGCGCCGGATCACGCTGGCCGAGGTGCGCGACGAGGAAGGCTCGCTGATCGTCGAGGCGCGCAGCATGCCGTATGACACGCTGGTGATCGCGGTCGGCGCGGTCGCCAATGACTTCGGCACGCCCGGGGCGCGCGAGCATTGCATGTTCCTCAACAACCCGGCCGAGGCCGAGCGGCTGCGCAAGCGCATCCTGGCGCTCACCTTCGCCGCCAGTACCCGCGTCAATCCCGGCACGCCGCTGCGGATCGCCATCATCGGCGCCGGTCCGACCGGCGTCGAGCTGGCGGCCGAGATCCACCATACCATCTGCGAAATGCACCACTACGGCGCCAATTTCAGCCCGACACAGCTGGAGATCACGCTGATCGAGGCCAGCGAGCGCATCCTGGCCGCCGCGCCGCCGGCGCTGGCCGACTATGCCCGGGCCGAGCTGGAAAAACGCAACATCCAGATCTTTACCCACCGGCGGGTGTCCGAGGTGGCGCCCGGCCAGGTGATGCTGGCCGACGGTACCTGCCTCGCGGTGGACGTGGCGGTGTGGGCAGCCGGGGTCAAGGGTGCGCCGTGGCTGTCCGGGTTGGGGCTGGCGGTCAACCGGCACAACCAGATCGAGGTGAACGCCACGCTGCAGACAGCGGCCGACCCGGCGATCTTCGCGCTGGGCGATTGCGCCAGCGCGCCGGACGGCGAAGGCGGCCCACCGTTGCCGGCCACCGCCCAGGTGGCGCACCAGCAGGCGGCATGGTTGGCACAGGCGCTGGCCGACCAGTTGGCCGGGCGCAAGCCCAAGCCCTTTGTCTTCGAGCCGCAGGGCATCATGGTGTCGCTGGGCAAGCACACCGCGGTGGGCAGCCTTGCCGCCATCATCGGCCCCAAGCGCGACTACTACGTGGCCGGGCGCAGCGCCAAGCTGATCTATACCTCGCTCTACCGCATCCACCAGGCCACCTTGCATGGCTGGGTGCGCACCGTCCTGCTGTGGATCGGCGACAAGCTGCGCCGCGTGGCACGGCCAGCGATCAAGCTGCACTAA
- a CDS encoding peptide ABC transporter ATP-binding protein: MSDTPVLIASALSRHYMVRRGFMRGSATVRALNDVSFTLAPGRTLAVVGESGCGKSTLARQLTLVETPTSGHLTLAGVDVARADAGALRALRPQVQMVFQNPYASLNPRKTVAAMLEEPLKLNTTLTRAERRARVAQMVETVGLRPEHAERYPHMFSGGQRQRVAIARAMILQPRILVADEPTSALDVSIQAQILNLFMDLQQQLGTSYVFISHNLAVVEHVADEVMVMYFGRTVEYGPRPTLYAQPLHPYTRALLSATPTIRPQDRRIKIQLTGELPSPLDPPSGCAFHTRCPYAEARCRAEVPPLREVAGRQVACHRAEDMAGLS; encoded by the coding sequence ATGAGCGATACCCCCGTCTTGATCGCCAGCGCGCTGTCGCGCCACTACATGGTGCGGCGCGGTTTCATGCGTGGCAGCGCCACCGTCAGGGCGCTCAACGATGTGTCGTTCACGCTGGCACCGGGCCGCACGCTGGCGGTGGTGGGCGAATCGGGTTGCGGCAAATCCACGCTGGCGCGCCAGCTCACACTGGTCGAAACCCCGACCAGCGGCCATCTGACCCTGGCCGGGGTGGATGTGGCCAGGGCGGATGCCGGCGCACTGCGCGCCTTGCGCCCGCAGGTGCAGATGGTGTTCCAGAACCCGTATGCCTCGCTCAATCCGCGCAAGACCGTGGCGGCGATGCTGGAGGAGCCGCTCAAGCTCAACACCACGCTGACCCGCGCCGAGCGCCGCGCGCGGGTGGCGCAGATGGTCGAGACGGTAGGGCTGCGTCCGGAGCACGCCGAGCGCTACCCGCATATGTTCTCCGGCGGACAGCGTCAAAGGGTGGCGATTGCCCGCGCGATGATCCTGCAGCCGCGCATCCTGGTCGCCGACGAGCCGACCTCGGCGCTCGACGTCTCGATCCAGGCGCAGATCCTCAATCTGTTCATGGACCTGCAGCAGCAGCTGGGCACGAGCTACGTGTTTATCAGCCACAATCTGGCGGTGGTGGAGCACGTGGCCGACGAGGTGATGGTGATGTACTTTGGCCGCACCGTGGAATACGGACCCCGACCGACCCTCTACGCCCAGCCGCTGCACCCGTACACCCGTGCGCTGCTGTCGGCCACGCCGACCATCCGGCCCCAGGACCGGCGCATCAAGATCCAGCTCACCGGCGAGCTGCCCTCGCCGCTCGATCCGCCCAGCGGCTGCGCTTTCCATACCCGCTGTCCCTATGCCGAGGCGCGTTGCCGTGCCGAGGTGCCACCGCTGCGCGAAGTGGCAGGCCGGCAGGTGGCCTGCCACCGCGCTGAGGACATGGCGGGCTTGTCTTAG
- a CDS encoding ABC transporter ATP-binding protein, with the protein MLLDIRNLDVRFGAGPTPFRAVAGVDLQVDAGEIVGIVGESGSGKSVAMLALMGLIDAPGRVSADHLRFDGRDLLAMKARDKRGIVGKDIAMIFQDALSSLNPAYTVGDQLLETLRVHEGLRGAAARARALALLEQVEIPAAASRLSAYPHQLSGGMSQRVMIAMAIACNPKLLIADEPTTALDVTVQAQIMALLVQLQRERDMALILITHDLAVVAEVAQRVAVMYAGEIVEAAAVPQLFATPRHPYTQALLAAIPEHNKGAHRLVTLPGVVPGRHDRPAGCLLAPRCPYAEAACAEAHPALIAAGGALARCIKPLDDTGRPLR; encoded by the coding sequence ATGCTGCTGGATATCCGGAACCTCGACGTGCGCTTCGGCGCCGGCCCCACCCCCTTTCGCGCGGTGGCGGGCGTCGATCTGCAGGTCGACGCGGGCGAGATCGTTGGCATCGTCGGCGAATCGGGTTCGGGCAAGAGCGTTGCCATGCTGGCACTGATGGGGCTGATCGACGCGCCGGGCCGGGTCAGCGCCGACCACCTGCGCTTCGACGGTCGCGACCTTCTGGCGATGAAGGCACGCGACAAGCGCGGCATCGTCGGCAAGGACATCGCGATGATCTTCCAGGATGCGCTCTCCAGCCTGAACCCGGCCTACACCGTGGGCGACCAGCTGCTCGAAACGTTGCGGGTGCACGAAGGACTGCGCGGGGCGGCGGCGCGGGCGCGGGCGCTTGCGTTGCTGGAACAGGTGGAGATCCCGGCGGCGGCATCGCGGCTGTCTGCCTACCCGCACCAGCTTTCCGGCGGGATGAGCCAGCGGGTGATGATCGCGATGGCGATCGCCTGCAATCCAAAGCTGCTGATCGCCGACGAGCCGACCACGGCGCTGGATGTGACGGTGCAGGCACAGATCATGGCGTTGCTGGTGCAGCTGCAGCGCGAGCGCGACATGGCGCTGATCCTGATCACGCACGATCTGGCGGTGGTGGCCGAAGTGGCGCAGCGGGTGGCGGTGATGTACGCCGGCGAGATCGTCGAGGCCGCGGCAGTGCCGCAGCTGTTCGCCACGCCGCGCCATCCCTACACCCAGGCGCTGCTCGCCGCCATTCCGGAGCACAACAAGGGAGCGCACCGACTGGTCACGCTGCCCGGCGTGGTGCCAGGCCGCCACGACCGCCCGGCCGGCTGCCTGCTGGCGCCGCGCTGCCCCTACGCCGAAGCGGCCTGCGCCGAGGCCCATCCCGCATTGATCGCGGCCGGCGGCGCACTGGCGCGCTGCATCAAACCGCTCGACGACACAGGAAGGCCGTTGCGATGA
- a CDS encoding ABC transporter permease subunit translates to MSTTTSPALAAPAAVSPLAASWRGFLRNRGASAALGFMLLLAVLALAAPWVAPHSPIEQYRDALLHPPVWSDGGSWRFVLGTDELGRDILSRLIHGARVSLWIGCVSVLLSLLPGVVLGLVAAFHPRGWGVAIMRLMDIMLALPSLLLAVAIVAVLGPGLANTMLAIAIVALPSYVRLTRAAAMAELTRDYVVASRLAGAGTLRLMFDTVLPNCMAPLIVQATLGFSSAILDAAALGFLGLGAQPPLPEWGTMLAAARDYIERAWWVVTMPGLAILLTVLALNLMGDGLRDALDPRLKQHD, encoded by the coding sequence ATGAGCACAACCACGTCCCCCGCGTTGGCCGCGCCTGCCGCGGTGTCGCCGCTGGCGGCCTCCTGGCGCGGCTTTTTGCGCAACCGCGGCGCCAGCGCGGCGCTGGGCTTCATGCTGCTGCTGGCGGTGCTGGCGCTGGCCGCACCCTGGGTGGCCCCGCACAGCCCGATCGAGCAATACCGCGATGCGCTGCTGCATCCACCCGTGTGGTCCGACGGCGGCAGCTGGCGCTTTGTGCTCGGTACCGACGAGCTGGGCCGCGACATCCTGTCCCGGCTGATCCACGGGGCGCGGGTATCGCTGTGGATCGGCTGCGTCTCGGTGCTGCTGTCGCTGCTGCCTGGCGTGGTGCTGGGGCTGGTGGCCGCCTTCCATCCGCGGGGCTGGGGCGTGGCGATCATGCGGCTGATGGACATCATGCTCGCGCTGCCCTCGCTGCTGCTGGCGGTGGCCATCGTCGCCGTGCTCGGCCCGGGCCTGGCCAACACCATGCTGGCCATCGCCATCGTCGCGCTGCCCTCGTACGTGCGCCTGACGCGTGCCGCGGCGATGGCCGAGCTGACCCGCGACTATGTAGTGGCTTCGCGGCTGGCCGGGGCCGGCACGCTACGGCTGATGTTCGACACTGTGCTGCCCAATTGCATGGCACCGCTGATCGTGCAGGCAACGCTGGGGTTCTCGTCGGCCATCCTCGATGCGGCGGCGTTGGGCTTCCTCGGCCTCGGGGCGCAACCGCCGCTGCCCGAATGGGGCACCATGCTGGCGGCCGCACGCGACTACATCGAGCGTGCCTGGTGGGTGGTGACCATGCCGGGGCTTGCCATCCTGCTGACGGTGCTGGCGCTCAACCTGATGGGCGACGGTCTGCGCGACGCGCTGGACCCGCGGCTCAAACAACATGACTGA
- a CDS encoding ABC transporter permease subunit, with the protein MIRFLLKRLAVVVPTFLGITVFAFALIHMIPGDPVLILLGERNVDPVYYQEAMRRMGLDLPLWQQYLNYLWRLAHGDLGLSLVTQTAVLDEFRALFPATLELSLAAMLLAVVLGLCAGILAAVRRGTVLDHGVMGAALAGYSMPIFWWALILIMVVSVQLGLTPVSGRIAIEYDITPVTGLMLVDTLLSGEPGAFASALHHLLLPAIVLGTIPLAVIARMTRSAMLEVLREDYIRTARAKGLSPARVILKHALRNALMPVVTVIGLQVGTLLAGAVLTETLFSWPGIGKWLIDAVGRRDYPVVQGGVLLVATLIILVNLLVDLLYGVINPRIRHAR; encoded by the coding sequence ATGATCCGATTCCTGCTCAAGCGCCTGGCGGTGGTGGTGCCGACCTTTCTGGGCATCACCGTGTTCGCCTTTGCGCTGATCCACATGATTCCAGGCGACCCGGTGCTGATCCTGCTGGGCGAGCGCAACGTCGATCCGGTGTACTACCAGGAGGCCATGCGCCGTATGGGGCTGGATCTGCCGCTGTGGCAGCAGTACCTGAATTACCTGTGGCGGCTGGCGCATGGCGACCTGGGCCTCTCGCTGGTGACGCAGACCGCGGTGCTGGACGAGTTCCGCGCGCTGTTCCCGGCCACGTTGGAATTGTCGCTGGCGGCGATGCTGCTGGCCGTGGTGCTGGGCCTTTGCGCCGGCATCCTTGCTGCGGTCAGGCGCGGCACCGTGCTTGACCATGGCGTGATGGGCGCGGCACTGGCTGGCTATTCGATGCCGATCTTCTGGTGGGCGCTGATCCTGATCATGGTGGTGTCGGTGCAGCTGGGGCTGACGCCGGTATCCGGCCGCATCGCCATCGAATATGACATCACGCCGGTGACTGGGCTGATGCTGGTCGACACGCTGCTGTCCGGCGAGCCGGGCGCGTTCGCCTCGGCGCTGCACCATCTGCTGCTGCCGGCCATCGTGCTGGGCACCATCCCGCTGGCGGTGATCGCCCGGATGACCCGCTCGGCCATGCTCGAAGTGCTGCGCGAGGACTATATCCGCACTGCCCGTGCCAAGGGGCTGTCGCCGGCGCGGGTGATCCTCAAGCACGCGCTGCGCAACGCGCTGATGCCGGTGGTCACCGTGATCGGGCTGCAGGTGGGCACGCTGCTGGCCGGGGCGGTGCTGACCGAGACCCTGTTTTCCTGGCCCGGCATCGGCAAGTGGCTGATCGATGCCGTAGGCCGGCGCGACTATCCGGTGGTGCAAGGCGGTGTGCTGCTGGTGGCCACCCTGATCATCCTCGTCAATCTGCTGGTCGATCTGCTGTACGGCGTGATCAACCCGCGCATCCGGCATGCAAGGTGA